A window from bacterium HR17 encodes these proteins:
- the tagH gene encoding Teichoic acids export ATP-binding protein TagH translates to MNDRWAVRLHDVWRVFRSYHAQPRTLKEAVLSLGRWRPKEVVALRGVTLDICFGELVGVIGRNGSGKTTLLATIAGIYEPTRGRIETYGRVVALLGVTGGFHPELTAEENLLFVGTVLGLPLREVRRRLPAIFAFAELEGFEQAPIRTYSLGMAVRLGFALGVHSEPDILLVDEQLQNADAAFQRKALDTLQTLQRQGKAIVLVTHEMAWVEQVATRAIWLERGSVVMDGNPAQVVASYLQQSPV, encoded by the coding sequence ATGAACGACCGCTGGGCAGTCCGCTTGCACGATGTCTGGCGAGTGTTTCGCAGCTACCATGCTCAACCCCGCACGCTGAAGGAAGCGGTGTTGAGTTTGGGGCGCTGGCGCCCAAAGGAGGTCGTGGCGCTGCGCGGCGTCACACTGGACATTTGCTTTGGCGAATTGGTCGGTGTCATCGGACGCAACGGCTCGGGCAAGACGACCTTGTTGGCGACCATCGCAGGCATTTATGAGCCGACGCGGGGGCGCATAGAGACCTACGGGCGCGTCGTAGCGTTGTTAGGTGTAACAGGCGGGTTTCACCCCGAATTGACCGCTGAGGAAAACCTGCTGTTTGTCGGGACGGTGCTGGGCTTGCCTTTACGGGAAGTGCGGCGGCGGTTGCCCGCTATTTTCGCCTTCGCCGAATTGGAAGGGTTTGAGCAAGCGCCTATACGCACCTACTCGCTGGGTATGGCGGTGCGGTTGGGTTTTGCGTTAGGCGTCCACTCCGAACCAGACATTTTGTTAGTGGATGAACAACTGCAAAACGCCGACGCCGCCTTCCAACGCAAAGCGCTGGACACCCTACAAACCCTGCAGCGGCAAGGCAAAGCCATCGTGCTGGTCACCCACGAGATGGCATGGGTGGAGCAGGTTGCGACCCGTGCTATTTGGTTGGAGAGAGGCAGCGTCGTGATGGACGGTAACCCCGCCCAAGTCGTCGCCAGTTACCTGCAACAAAGCCCGGTGTGA